From Oscillatoria sp. FACHB-1406:
TTAATACTATAATGTGAGGATGGATAAAGCCTATCGCTACCGTTTCTATCCTACCACCGAGCAAGAATCACTCTTGCGACGGACAATGGGCTGTGTACGGCTCGTCT
This genomic window contains:
- a CDS encoding helix-turn-helix domain-containing protein — protein: MDKAYRYRFYPTTEQESLLRRTMGCVRLV